The following are from one region of the Juglans regia cultivar Chandler chromosome 10, Walnut 2.0, whole genome shotgun sequence genome:
- the LOC108981276 gene encoding rac-like GTP-binding protein ARAC7, producing the protein MMSASKFIKCVTVGDGAVGKTCMLICYTSNKFPTDYIPTVFDNFSANVAVDGSIVNLGLWDTAGQEDYSRLRPLSYRGADIFVLAFSLISRASYENVLKKWMPELRRFAPNVPIVLVGTKLDLREESRHLADHMGSNVITSAQGEELRKQIGAAAYIECSSKTQQNVKAVFDTAIKVVLQPPRRKEIARKKRHRRSGCAIASIVCGGCAA; encoded by the exons ATGATGAGTGCTTCAAAGTTCATTAAATGTGTCACAGTTGGAGATGGAGCTGTTGGGAAGACCTGTATGCTCATTTGTTATACCAGCAACAAGTTCCCCACT GATTATATACCCACAGTATTCGACAATTTCAGCGCCAATGTGGCTGTGGATGGGAGCATTGTCAACTTGGGACTCTGGGATACTGCAG GCCAGGAGGATTATAGCAGGTTAAGACCACTGAGTTACCGAGGTGCAGATATATTTGTCTTAGCTTTCTCATTAATCAGTAGGGCAAGCTATGAAAATGTTCTTAAGAAG TGGATGCCTGAACTTCGTCGATTTGCACCCAATGTTCCAATTGTTCTTGTTGGAACAAAGTTAG atCTTCGTGAGGAAAGTAGGCATTTAGCTGATCATATGGGTTCTAATGTCATAACATCGGCTCAG GGAGAGGAACTAAGGAAACAAATTGGCGCAGCAGCTTATATAGAGTGCAGTTCTAAGACTCAACAG AATGTCAAAGCTGTATTTGACACTGCTATTAAGGTTGTTCTTCAACCTCCAAGAAGGAAGGAGATTGCAAGGAAGAAAAGGCACAGAAGATCTGGATGTGCAATTGC GAGTATTGTCTGTGGAGGCTGTGCTGCTTAG